GCAGCATCGAGATCGACGGCGTCCCGCTGCCCGCCGAGGGGCGGTCGCTGGCCGAGCTGCGCGCCGACGTCGGCATGGTGTTCCAGCAGTTCAACCTGTTCGCGCACAAGACGATCCTGGAGAACGTCACGCTGGGGCCGATCAAGGTCCGCAAGCAGAGCAAGGAGGCGGCGCGGGAGACCGCGCTGCAGCTGCTGGAGCGGGTCGGGATCGCGAACCAGGCGGACAAGTACCCGGCGCAGCTCTCCGGTGGCCAGCAGCAGCGCGTCGCGATCGCGCGGGCGCTGGCGATGAAGCCGAAGGTGATGCTGTTCGACGAGCCCACCTCGGCGCTGGACCCGGAGATGGTCAACGAGGTGCTGGACGTCATGACCGACCTCGCGGCCGAGGGGATGACCATGCTGGTCGTCACGCACGAGATGGGCTTCGCGCGCCGCGCCGCGCACCGGGTGCTCTTCA
This portion of the Saccharopolyspora antimicrobica genome encodes:
- a CDS encoding amino acid ABC transporter ATP-binding protein; its protein translation is MIRMSAVDKYFGSLHVLREIDLEVPRGQVVVVLGPSGSGKSTLCRAINRLEPINSGSIEIDGVPLPAEGRSLAELRADVGMVFQQFNLFAHKTILENVTLGPIKVRKQSKEAARETALQLLERVGIANQADKYPAQLSGGQQQRVAIARALAMKPKVMLFDEPTSALDPEMVNEVLDVMTDLAAEGMTMLVVTHEMGFARRAAHRVLFMADGEVVEDAAPDAFFDDPKSDRAKDFLGKILTH